A genomic region of Paramormyrops kingsleyae isolate MSU_618 chromosome 19, PKINGS_0.4, whole genome shotgun sequence contains the following coding sequences:
- the LOC111841318 gene encoding neuronal acetylcholine receptor subunit alpha-2-like translates to MGRDFVTLKIVLLCGFLLCKSIFCLEKTHSHAEDELFKKLFVGYNKWSRPVPNISDVVIVKFGLSIAQLIDVDEKNQMMTTNVWLKQEWNDYKLQWKPSDYDNVTSIRVPSELIWVPDIVLYNNADGEFAVTHMTKAHLFYTGLVRWVPPAIYKSSCSIDVTFFPFDQQNCKMKFGSWTYDKAKIDLERIENTVDLKDYWESGEWAIINAVGTYNTKKYDCCHEIYPDITYYFIIRRLPLFYTINLIIPCLLISCLTVLVFYLPSDCGEKITLCISVLLSLTVFLLLITEIIPSTSLVIPLIGEYLLFTMIFVTLSIVITVFVLNVHHRSPSTHKMPHWVHSVFLEFIPRWLFMKRPVPDERRRRLLQHRTQPRCRNVHLSTSKSWLQETDVGGRCSDVELGALAPLHLASPRQRAYSPLLHKQNLQSRLEGVARQLGGRVDPNKRSFKIDNLVSDATLALSPSVVRALEGVHYIAEHLRAEDADFSVKEDWKYVAMVIDRIFLWMFIIVCLLGTIGLFLPPWLAGMI, encoded by the exons ATGGGGCGCGATTTCGTCACCCTGAAAATAGTACTCCTCTGTGGTTTTCTTCTATGTAAATCAA TATTCTGCCTCGAGAAGACCCACTCACACGCGGAGGACGAGCTCTTCAAAAAGCTCTTCGTCGGCTACAACAAATGGTCCAGGCCTGTGCCGAATATCTCTGACGTGGTAATCGTTAAGTTTGGGCTCTCTATAGCCCAACTCATAGACGTG GATGAGAAGAATCAGATGATGACAACCAATGTGTGGCTGAAGCAG GAATGGAATGATTATAAACTACAGTGGAAGCCGTCAGATTACGACAACGTGACATCGATCCGGGTTCCCTCCGAGCTTATCTGGGTCCCCGATATCGTCCTGTACAACAA TGCGGATGGGGAATTTGCTGTGACGCACATGACCAAAGCGCATCTCTTCTACACTGGATTGGTCCGCTGGGTGCCGCCGGCCATCTACAAGAGCTCCTGCAGCATCGACGTCACCTTCTTCCCCTTCGACCAGCAGAACTGCAAGATGAAGTTCGGCTCCTGGACTTACGACAAAGCGAAGATTGACCTGGAGCGCATTGAGAACACGGTGGACCTGAAGGACTATTGGGAGAGCGGGGAGTGGGCCATCATAAATGCTGTAGGCACCTACAACACCAAGAAGTACGACTGCTGTCATGAGATCTACCCAGACATCACCTACTACTTCATCATCCGCCGACTACCCCTCTTCTACACCATCAACCTCATCATCCCTTGCTTGCTGATCTCCTGCCTAACTGTGCTGGTCTTCTACCTGCCTTCAGACTGTGGGGAGAAGATCACCCTCTGCATCTCAGTGCTGCTGTCCCTCACCGTCTTCCTCCTGCTTATCACCGAGATCATCCCTTCCACCTCGCTGGTCATCCCACTCATCGGGGAGTACCTCCTGTTCACCATGATCTTCGTCACCCTCTCCATCGTGATCACTGTCTTTGTGCTGAACGTGCATCACCGTTCCCCCAGCACCCACAAGATGCCCCACTGGGTGCACTCGGTCTTCCTGGAGTTCATTCCACGGTGGCTCTTCATGAAAAGGCCCGTCCCGGACGAGAGGCGTCGCCGGCTGCTGCAGCACCGGACCCAGCCCCGATGCCGGAATGTCCACCTGAGTACTTCCAAAAGCTGGCTGCAGGAGACGGACGTTGGCGGGCGCTGCAGCGATGTGGAGCTGGGCGCCCTGGCCCCCTTGCATCTCGCCTCGCCTCGCCAGCGTGCTTACAGCCCGCTACTCCACAAGCAGAACCTCCAGTCTCGGCTAGAGGGTGTAGCAAGGCAGCTGGGGGGAAGGGTCGACCCCAACAAACGCAGCTTCAAGATTGACAACTTGGTGTCGGACGCCACTCTCGCGCTCTCCCCCAGTGTCGTCCGCGCTCTGGAAGGGGTGCACTACATCGCAGAACACCTAAGAGCAGAGGATGCCGACTTCTCT GTGAAGGAGGACTGGAAATATGTCGCCATGGTGATCGACCGCATCTTCCTGTGGATGTTTATCATCGTCTGCCTGCTAGGCACCATCGGACTCTTCCTGCCTCCTTGGCTGGCAGGCATGATTTAG
- the LOC111841326 gene encoding uncharacterized protein produces the protein MLVFWVLGTFFLSMVVPSFSQSGDGELGSGEVYLNMSRGPSIEPKDAPNESELDQETDPDRCSASFYRCPASARRLKAMRDEVHYLQAIQHGNQAVMENLIQYVSTEMGDQSYQEVIQENIVGIKEDHLNLEEVVKKIVEDLETQLEGGILESLAEKNKILEESLAIETMLSAAAGMAQKLEGSAQTLYSSFTKQLKRPVVTLH, from the exons ATGCTGGTCTTCTGGGTGCTGGGCACTTTCTTCCTGTCCATGGTGGTGCCCAGCTTCTCTCAAAGCGGGGATGGGGAGCTGGGTTCAGGGGAGGTCTATCTGAATATGAGCCGAGGCCCTTCCATCGAGCCCAAGGATGCTCCAAATGAGAGCGAGTTGGACCAGGAGACAGACCCTGACCGCTGCTCTGCGAGCTTCTACAGGTGCCCTGCCTCCGCTCGCCGCCTCAAAGCCATGAGGGATGAGGTTCACTACCTCCAGGCCATCCAGCATGgcaaccaggctgtgatggagaaCCTGATCCAGTATGTCAGCACTGAGATGGGTGATCAGAGCTACCAAGAGGTGATCCAGGAGAACATTGTTGGAATCAAAGAAGACCACCTTAATCTTGAGGAGGTGGTTAAGAAGATTGTAGAAGATTTGGAAACCCAGTTGGAGGGGGGTATCCTGGAGTCATTGGCAGAGAAAAACAA AATCTTAGAGGAGTCCCTGGCCATTGAGACCATGCTATCGGCTGCTGCAGGCATGGCCCAGAAGCTGGAGGGCTCGGCACAGACACTCTATTCTTCTTTCACCAAGCAGCTAAAAAGGCCCGTTGTCACTCTCCACTGA